AAGAACATGACCTGTCGGGACTGACCGTGCCGCTGCGTTCGCACGGCGGTATTTCCGAGCAGGTGGTGCCGCTGATCTTCAATCGACGCATCGACGAAGCACGCGTCGCGGGCAAGCGTCTGCGCAATTTCGACGTGTTCGATCTCGCGCTCAATCACGTGGCGGCGTCATGAACGCAATCATGCAGTCCAACGATCATCCCGCGTTTCGCGCAGAAGCGCTGCGTCTGAAGGGCGAGCGCGCGGCGCGCTCGCGCACGCTCGATGTGTTCGATCCGTACACGGGCATGCGCGTCGGCACGGTGCCGCTGGCGAGCGTCGACGATGTGCGCGCCGCGTTCGAATACGCGTCGGCTTATCAGGCGAAGCTCACGCGTTATGAGCGCTCGCAGATTCTGGAGCGCGCCGGCATTCTGCTGCGCGAGCGGCTCGAAGAGGCATCGGATCTGATCACGCTCGAATCGGGTTTGTCGAAGCAGGACTCGCGCTACGAGATCGGTCGTGTCGCCGACGTGCTGAAGTTCGCGTCGATCGAAGCGCTGCGCGACGACGGCCAAAGCTTTTCGTGCGATCTTACGCCGCATGGCAAGAAGCGTCGCGTGTTCACGCAGCGCGATCCGCTTGCGGGTGTGATCGTCGCGATTACGCCGTTCAATCACCCGATGAACCAGGTCGCGCACAAGATTGCGCCGTCGATTGCGACGAATAATCGCGTGATTCTGAAGCCGTCCGAGAAAGTGCCGCTGTCGGCTTACTTTCTCGCAGACATTCTGTATGAAGCCGGTTTGCCCGCGCCGATGCTGCAGGTGCTGACCGGCGATCCGCGCGAAATCGCGGACGAACTGATCACGAATCCGCTCGCCGAACTCGTGACGTTCACGGGCGGCGTGGCGATCGGCAAGCATATCGCCGAGCGCGCGGGCTACCGGCGCGTTGTGCTCGAACTCGGCGGTAACGATCCGCTGATCGTCCTCGAGGACGCCGACCTCGAGCGCGCGGCCACGCTGGCCGTGCAGGGCTCGTACAAGAATTCGGGGCAGCGCTGCACGGCCGTCAAACGGATGATCGTGCAGAAGAGCATCGCGGCGCGCTTCACGGAACTGGTCGTCGAGAAGACGCGCGAATGGACGTACGGCGATCCGTTCGACGAGTCGAACCAGATGGGCACCGTGATCGACGTCGAAGCGGCGCGGCTGTTCGAATCACGCGTGAACGAAGCCGTCGCGCAGGGCGCGCGTTTGTTGACGGGCAATCAG
This genomic interval from Paraburkholderia sabiae contains the following:
- the phnY gene encoding phosphonoacetaldehyde dehydrogenase, giving the protein MNAIMQSNDHPAFRAEALRLKGERAARSRTLDVFDPYTGMRVGTVPLASVDDVRAAFEYASAYQAKLTRYERSQILERAGILLRERLEEASDLITLESGLSKQDSRYEIGRVADVLKFASIEALRDDGQSFSCDLTPHGKKRRVFTQRDPLAGVIVAITPFNHPMNQVAHKIAPSIATNNRVILKPSEKVPLSAYFLADILYEAGLPAPMLQVLTGDPREIADELITNPLAELVTFTGGVAIGKHIAERAGYRRVVLELGGNDPLIVLEDADLERAATLAVQGSYKNSGQRCTAVKRMIVQKSIAARFTELVVEKTREWTYGDPFDESNQMGTVIDVEAARLFESRVNEAVAQGARLLTGNQRKGALYAPTVVDQVDPSMTLIREETFGPVSPIITFDTIDDAIRISNGTPFGLSCGLCTNRQDAIPRFINELRVGTVNVWEVPGYRVELTPFGGIKDSGLGYKEGVQEAMKSFTNLKTFSLPWE